One stretch of Arachis hypogaea cultivar Tifrunner chromosome 20, arahy.Tifrunner.gnm2.J5K5, whole genome shotgun sequence DNA includes these proteins:
- the LOC112784030 gene encoding NDR1/HIN1-like protein 1, whose amino-acid sequence MSVKECGHHKSKKKKIFKRIFWWTVIICFIILVTILIIWAILQPSKPTFILQDVTVYAFNASVANFLTSNFQVTLSSRNPNDKIGIYYDRLDAYISYRSQQITLRTSIPPSYQGHKEVDIWSPFVSGNNVPVAPFNFQGLSQDQNNGNVLVVVKLDGKVRWKVGAFVSGHYHIYVRCPAFITFGPRSNGIALGDSGAVKFQLVQRCTVGV is encoded by the exons ATGTCGGTGAAGGAGTGCGGGCACcacaagagcaagaagaagaagatcttCAAGAGAATATTCTGGTGGACAGTCATCATCTGCTTCATCATCCTCGTAACAATCCTCATCATTTGGGCCATCCTCCAACCATCAAAACCCACCTTCATCCTCCAAGACGTAACCGTCTACGCCTTCAACGCCTCCGTCGCCAACTTCCTCACCTCCAACTTCCAGGTCACCCTCTCCTCCCGCAACCCCAACGACAAGATCGGAATCTACTACGACCGCCTCGACGCCTACATCTCCTACCGCAGCCAGCAG aTCACCCTCCGGACTTCCATTCCTCCGTCGTACCAAGGCCACAAGGAGGTTGACATCTGGTCCCCATTTGTCTCCGGCAACAATGTTCCGGTGGCTCCGTTTAACTTCCAAGGACTAAGCCAGGATCAGAACAACGGCAACGTTCTCGTCGTCGTTAAACTTGACGGCAAGGTCCGTTGGAAGGTCGGTGCCTTTGTCTCCGGCCATTACCACATCTATGTCCGTTGCCCTGCCTTCATCACTTTCGGACCCCGCAGTAACGGCATCGCCCTCGGAGATAGCGGCGCCGTTAAGTTTCAGCTTGTTCAGCGCTGCACAGTCGGTGTTTGA